Part of the Caulifigura coniformis genome, TGCGAGGCCTCCCGCAGTGATGGCGAGCCAGTCCCGCCGCGACAACTCGTGTGCCGAGAACCTCGAACCGATGCTTGAACGACTCATTTCGATCTCCCGGGAGCGGCTCAGGTCGACCCATGACATGAGACTACCTGCGGCCGATTCGGAACGGGAGGTTCGAGCGGTTCTCTTCACCCGGTCTTTAAGCTCTGGACTCACGAAGTCCTTGCGATGCCCCTACGGCTGTGCGAAGGTGTTTTTTTGGTTCCGTGGATGAGAGTGATATGGCTGCGTGGCATTACGATCTGTTCCTGGTAGCGACTGGTCCGTTGGACTCCGGTCCGCTCAAGGCCCGCCTGTCGCGCGACCTGCCCGTTCTGAAGTCTCCGACTTCCAAACTACTGCTGTGGGGCGATGCCGAGGGGGATCGCATCGACTTCTGGGTCGACCATACGCCGCCACAATTCCTGGCGCGTTTCGATCTCAGGACGCCCTCCGACAGCTTCCGTCGGCTCGTGCTCGATGTCGCACGCGAATTCTCGCTGCAACTCCTGAACGCTGAGGATGGAGAGATTGCGGGCAACGACGCAGCGCTGACCGCCGACATGCGGGCCTCGGCCGCACATGCCGCGGCGACGAATCCTCCGGCGGAAGACGAAGAGAACGGAGAGCAGGGCGAGGACGAAGAACCTTGAGAGAGGGGGAGTATGGGCGGGCCAATCCTCCGACGCGTCTTCCGTTCCTCCGGGCGGCTGGTTCGCGACTGGTCTCTCGCCGGCCGGGATTTGTTTTATCCCCCCGGCTGCGCCTTATGCCGGCGGGGGATGCCGGCATCGGCCGGGTCACAATTGTGCGACGGCTGCCGTCAATCCCTGGTTCCCGCGATTGTCGATCGCTGTGAACGCTGCAGCGCGCCGGTTGGCCCCCATATTGATACGCAGGCCGGTTGCATTCACTGTCGACGCGACCGATGGGCATTTCGACGTGTCTGGTCTCTCGGCCCGTATGCCGATGCCCTTCGCGACGCTTGCCTGAGGATGAAGCGCGCTGGAACCGATCCGCTTGCCGCCGCGCTCGCCGGAGAACTCGCCCGGACCTGGGGAGAGAATCTCGTTTCCGGCCAGTACCACGCGATTGTTCCGGTGCCCCATCACTGGCGACAGCGACTCGGAAGAACGCAGCTCGTGCCGATCACAATGGCGAGGCGACTTTCGAAGCATCTGCGTGTCCCGGTTCATACCGACCTGGTCCGCAAGGCGCGGTTGACCGCGCAGCAGTCAACGCTCAGCGCCACCGCCAGACGGTCGAACCTGAACAACGCCTTCCGGCCCTGTTCAGGCATCCGGCTGACCGGCGGCCGTTTCCTCGTGGTTGACGACGTCCTCACCACGGGAACGACGGCCGATCGTGTCGCGCGTGTCCTGCGAGACCTCGGAGCCGAAGCAGTCGACGCTATCGTCGTCGCCCGCGGGCTGGGCCAATGAGTCACGCTTCGCCGCGCCCTCAGTCGATCAAGTCCGGCTTCCAGAGCTTGACCTGACCTTCGCGTCCGGCCGTCGCGAGGAGGCCGTCGTTTGAAAACGTCAGGGTGTAGATCGTTCCCGTGTGTCCGACGAGCGTCGGCAGGGATTTGAGGTGGCGGGCATCCCACAACCGGACATCGCGGTCCTCGCCCACGGAGGCGAGCAGATGTCCCTTGGGAGCGAATGCGACGGCCCAGACATCGGAGGTATGACCTTCGAGAGTCCCCATCGGCTTTCCGGACGCGCTGTCCCAGATCCGGACGGCACGATCCCAGCCGCCGGTCGCGACCAGCGAGTTGTCGGCTGAGAACGCGATGCCGTAGACCCCCCCGGTGTGCCCCTGAAGTTCGGTTCGCTCTCGTCCCGTCTGGACGTTCCAGATCCGGGCGGTGGAATCACCACCCGCGGATCCCAGGGTCGCGCCGTCATGCGAGAAGGCAACGTGGGTAATAATCCCCTTGTGCCCCAGGAACGATTTCGTCTTCTCGCCCGAATCGGCGTTCCACAGATCGAGGTGGCCCGTGCGGGTCCCGACGGCGACCACATGGCCTGCCGGCGCGAACTTCAGCGTCCGCACCGGACCTTCGGCCTTGAAGGTGCGAACGATCTGGTCTGAGTTGAGATCAACGATGTGAACGGACCCATCGTCGTGTCCCGTCGCCAGCAGTTGTCCGTCGGATGACACGGACGCCGCCCAGGTGGCCCCTTCGTGAACAGTGAGTGTCGAGTCAGGCTCGCGCTTGTCGACATCCCAGACTTTCACCGTCCCGTTCTCCACGGCGGTCATCAGGTCCTTGCCGTCCGGAGTGAACGCAACCGACCAGATGGGACCGGAGTTGCCGGAGAGCGTCGCGAGCGCCGAAGGACCGACTTCACGGCTTGGCTCAGCAGGCGGAACTGTTCTTCCTTTCTGAAAGGCCC contains:
- a CDS encoding ComF family protein, translated to MKRAGTDPLAAALAGELARTWGENLVSGQYHAIVPVPHHWRQRLGRTQLVPITMARRLSKHLRVPVHTDLVRKARLTAQQSTLSATARRSNLNNAFRPCSGIRLTGGRFLVVDDVLTTGTTADRVARVLRDLGAEAVDAIVVARGLGQ